In the genome of Pseudomonas sp. HS6, one region contains:
- a CDS encoding phage holin family protein codes for MSIGESGPTSGTTSSTRRLGAAVLGLLHSHVELFGIELQEQKARTVSLLLFAGLALVFALLLLVGLSTLVLIVFWDTYRLAAIIGLCVFYTLAAIFCALRLKAAIFDESSPFHGTLQELANDRERLLP; via the coding sequence ATGTCGATCGGTGAATCCGGCCCGACTTCGGGCACCACTTCCTCCACGCGGCGCCTGGGCGCAGCCGTCCTCGGTCTGTTGCACAGTCATGTCGAACTGTTCGGCATCGAACTGCAGGAGCAGAAGGCGCGCACCGTCAGCCTGTTGTTGTTCGCAGGTCTGGCGCTGGTGTTTGCATTGCTGTTGCTGGTCGGCCTGTCGACACTCGTCCTGATCGTGTTCTGGGACACGTACCGTCTCGCCGCAATCATCGGCCTGTGCGTGTTCTATACCCTGGCGGCTATCTTCTGTGCGCTGCGTCTCAAGGCTGCGATCTTCGATGAGTCCTCACCCTTCCACGGCACTCTGCAAGAGCTGGCCAACGACCGGGAGCGCCTGCTGCCATGA
- a CDS encoding YqjD family protein — MASIKAKTAQEILMNDFQTLVSDTERLLEHTATLAGDQADELREQIHESLLRARETLKLTEDTLRERGQAAVTATEDYVSANPWQSVGIAAGVGFLIGLLATRR; from the coding sequence ATGGCCAGCATCAAGGCAAAGACTGCTCAAGAAATCCTGATGAACGACTTCCAGACCCTGGTCAGTGACACCGAACGGTTGCTGGAACACACCGCCACGCTGGCCGGTGATCAGGCTGACGAATTGCGCGAACAGATCCACGAAAGCCTGCTGCGCGCACGAGAAACCCTGAAGCTGACCGAGGACACCCTGCGCGAGCGTGGTCAGGCAGCGGTCACCGCTACTGAAGACTATGTATCGGCCAACCCGTGGCAATCGGTGGGTATCGCGGCGGGCGTGGGCTTTCTGATTGGCCTGCTGGCCACGCGGCGCTGA
- a CDS encoding ammonium transporter, with the protein MENLQSAVDTLVHSSNTLFILIGAVMVLAMHAGFAFLEVGTVRQKNQVNALSKILSDFAVSTLAYFFIGYWISYGVTFLQPASVLSADHGYGLVKFFFLLTFAAAIPAIISGGIAERARFVPQLCATALIVAFIYPFFEGMIWNGNYGFQAWLAAQFGASFHDFAGSVVVHAMGGWLALAAVLLLGPRNGRYRDGRLVAFAPSSIPFLALGSWILIVGWFGFNVMSAQTLQGVSGLVAVNSLMAMVGGTMAALIVGRNDPGFLHNGPLAGLVAVCAGSDLMHPVGALVTGGIAGALFVWCFTAAQVKWRIDDVLGVWPLHGLCGVWGGIACGIFGSTALGGLGGVSLISQLIGTALGVVVALAGGFAVYGSIKALHGLRLSQEQEYYGADLSLHKIGAVSQD; encoded by the coding sequence ATGGAAAATCTGCAAAGCGCTGTGGATACGCTCGTTCATAGCTCCAACACGTTGTTCATTCTGATCGGTGCGGTCATGGTGTTGGCCATGCACGCCGGGTTCGCCTTTCTAGAAGTTGGAACGGTTCGCCAGAAGAATCAGGTCAACGCCCTGTCGAAGATTCTCAGCGACTTCGCGGTGTCGACCCTGGCCTATTTCTTTATAGGCTATTGGATTTCGTACGGGGTGACGTTCCTGCAACCGGCGTCGGTGCTCAGTGCCGATCACGGTTACGGGCTGGTGAAGTTTTTCTTCCTGCTGACCTTTGCGGCGGCGATTCCGGCGATCATTTCCGGTGGCATCGCCGAGCGGGCGCGGTTCGTTCCTCAATTGTGCGCGACGGCGCTGATCGTGGCGTTCATCTATCCGTTTTTCGAGGGCATGATCTGGAACGGCAACTATGGCTTTCAAGCCTGGCTGGCGGCGCAGTTCGGCGCATCCTTCCATGATTTCGCCGGCTCCGTGGTGGTTCACGCCATGGGTGGGTGGTTGGCTTTGGCGGCGGTGCTGTTGCTGGGTCCGCGCAACGGGCGCTATCGCGATGGCCGGCTGGTGGCATTTGCGCCGTCGAGCATTCCGTTTCTGGCGCTGGGCTCGTGGATCCTGATCGTCGGCTGGTTCGGCTTCAACGTGATGAGCGCGCAAACCCTGCAGGGCGTCAGTGGCCTGGTGGCGGTCAATTCGTTGATGGCGATGGTGGGCGGTACGATGGCGGCGTTGATCGTCGGGCGCAATGACCCGGGTTTTCTGCACAACGGCCCGTTGGCCGGTCTGGTGGCGGTGTGTGCCGGCTCTGATCTGATGCATCCGGTGGGTGCGCTGGTGACCGGTGGGATCGCGGGTGCCCTGTTTGTCTGGTGCTTCACGGCGGCGCAGGTCAAATGGCGGATTGACGACGTGCTGGGTGTCTGGCCGTTGCACGGCTTGTGTGGCGTGTGGGGTGGCATCGCCTGCGGGATCTTCGGCTCGACCGCGTTGGGCGGGCTCGGCGGCGTCAGCCTGATCAGCCAGTTGATCGGCACCGCATTGGGCGTAGTGGTGGCCCTGGCCGGCGGGTTTGCCGTATACGGTTCGATCAAGGCGCTGCATGGCCTGCGCCTGAGTCAGGAACAGGAGTATTACGGCGCGGACCTGTCGCTGCACAAGATCGGCGCGGTGAGTCAGGACTAA